One genomic window of Roseobacter ponti includes the following:
- the ubiB gene encoding 2-polyprenylphenol 6-hydroxylase, translating into MRGPHNIWRLIRTGATFQRTGAMNAVLDAFDTPASVRFVARTLAMPFTFLGYAGDTGMPPVTRALTALGPAYIKFGQILSTRPDVVGDEMALQLRVLQDKLPPFPVSTAKAEVESELGMPVDRMFSEFSEPVAAASIAQVHRARLAVSGEEVAVKVLRPGIEKAFRKDIDAFYLAASVIDFCSPGSRRLRPLDVIEHFDGVVQGELDLRLESSSAAEFAANTEKDEGFQLPRIKWEYSARRVMTLGWADGVPMGDNAAIDAAGHDRILLGDRVLQLFLNHALRDGYFHADMHQGNLKVAPNGNIVAYDFGIMGHIDEYTRRVYAEILYGFIRRDYKRVAEVHFEAGYVPADKDVDEFARALRAVGEPIFGMDASKISMGRLLSYLFEVTERFGMETRTELILLQRTMVVVEGVARSLNPQINIWQVASPIVSDYIAQTIGPRAALRDFAKTARVMARFGPRLPALVENALIRQGNPEPPQKDRGLFRWVLGAVILGLTIGISGSLTLILVDLALF; encoded by the coding sequence ATGCGCGGTCCGCACAATATCTGGCGGCTGATCCGCACCGGCGCCACGTTCCAGAGGACGGGTGCAATGAATGCGGTACTCGACGCCTTTGACACGCCGGCCTCTGTCCGGTTCGTGGCGCGCACCCTGGCGATGCCGTTCACGTTTCTGGGCTACGCCGGTGATACGGGCATGCCGCCGGTTACCCGCGCGCTCACGGCCCTTGGCCCCGCCTACATAAAATTTGGCCAGATCCTTTCGACCCGCCCGGATGTGGTGGGCGATGAAATGGCGCTGCAGCTGCGCGTGCTGCAGGACAAACTGCCACCGTTCCCTGTGAGCACGGCCAAGGCCGAGGTCGAAAGCGAACTTGGCATGCCTGTTGACCGCATGTTCTCTGAATTCAGCGAACCTGTGGCGGCGGCCTCGATCGCTCAGGTGCACCGTGCGCGGCTTGCGGTCTCAGGCGAAGAAGTCGCCGTCAAAGTGCTGCGCCCCGGCATCGAAAAAGCCTTTCGCAAGGATATCGATGCCTTTTATCTTGCCGCCTCTGTAATTGATTTCTGTTCTCCGGGCTCGCGCCGCCTGCGGCCCCTCGATGTGATCGAACATTTTGACGGTGTTGTGCAGGGAGAGCTGGACCTGCGGCTTGAATCCTCTTCTGCTGCCGAATTCGCCGCCAATACGGAGAAAGACGAAGGCTTCCAGCTGCCCCGTATCAAATGGGAATACTCTGCTCGCCGTGTCATGACGCTGGGCTGGGCTGACGGCGTTCCGATGGGTGACAACGCCGCGATTGATGCCGCCGGTCACGACCGCATTCTGCTGGGCGACCGTGTGCTGCAGCTTTTCCTGAACCACGCGCTGCGCGACGGCTATTTCCACGCCGACATGCACCAGGGTAATCTCAAAGTCGCGCCAAACGGCAATATTGTGGCCTATGATTTCGGCATAATGGGGCACATTGATGAGTACACGCGCCGGGTCTATGCAGAGATCCTCTATGGCTTCATCCGGCGCGACTACAAACGCGTGGCGGAGGTTCACTTTGAAGCAGGCTATGTCCCTGCGGACAAAGACGTAGACGAATTTGCGCGCGCGCTGCGCGCCGTGGGTGAGCCGATTTTCGGCATGGATGCGTCGAAAATCTCGATGGGTCGTCTTCTGAGCTATCTCTTTGAGGTGACCGAGCGTTTTGGCATGGAAACCCGCACCGAGCTCATTCTCCTGCAACGCACCATGGTCGTTGTGGAAGGTGTTGCACGCTCTCTCAATCCACAGATTAACATCTGGCAGGTCGCAAGCCCCATCGTGTCCGATTACATCGCGCAGACCATCGGTCCCCGGGCCGCTCTGCGCGACTTTGCGAAAACCGCCCGCGTGATGGCCCGTTTCGGTCCGCGCCTGCCGGCGCTGGTGGAAAACGCGCTGATCCGGCAGGGTAATCCGGAGCCGCCGCAGAAAGACCGCGGCCTTTTCCGCTGGGTTCTCGGCGCGGTGATCCTTGGCCTCACCATCGGTATTTCGGGGTCGCTCACGCTGATTCTCGTGGATCTCGCACTCTTCTGA
- the ubiE gene encoding bifunctional demethylmenaquinone methyltransferase/2-methoxy-6-polyprenyl-1,4-benzoquinol methylase UbiE, translated as MTDRDDKTTHFGFEDVPEGEKAGRVRGVFSSVAGKYDVMNDVMSAGIHRVWKDAMMDWLAPRAGQKLLDVAGGTGDIAFRFLKRAGDGHATVLDLTEAMLVEGRQRAEALQMQDQLDWVTGDAMALPFADNTFDVYTISFGIRNVTRPQEALNEAFRVLKPGGRLMVLEFSQLPNPAMQKAYDLYSFNVIPRMGQMIAGDRDSYQYLVESIRRFPDQETFLQMVRSAGFEQTKYRNLSMGVACLHSGWKL; from the coding sequence ATGACCGACCGAGACGACAAAACCACCCATTTCGGCTTTGAAGACGTGCCAGAGGGCGAAAAGGCCGGACGCGTGCGCGGCGTGTTCAGCTCGGTCGCCGGCAAATACGATGTGATGAATGATGTGATGTCCGCTGGTATTCACCGGGTCTGGAAAGACGCGATGATGGACTGGCTGGCCCCGCGTGCCGGGCAGAAACTGCTGGATGTGGCCGGCGGCACCGGCGATATCGCGTTCCGTTTCCTGAAACGCGCGGGCGATGGCCATGCCACGGTGCTGGACCTCACGGAGGCTATGCTGGTCGAAGGCCGCCAGCGTGCCGAAGCGCTGCAGATGCAGGACCAGCTCGACTGGGTAACCGGTGATGCCATGGCACTGCCTTTTGCCGATAACACCTTTGACGTCTATACGATCTCTTTCGGAATCCGGAACGTAACCCGCCCGCAGGAAGCGCTGAACGAGGCCTTCCGCGTGCTGAAACCCGGCGGCCGCCTGATGGTGCTGGAATTCAGCCAGTTGCCGAACCCGGCGATGCAGAAGGCCTATGATCTTTACAGTTTCAACGTGATCCCGCGCATGGGTCAGATGATCGCCGGTGACCGCGACAGTTACCAGTATCTGGTCGAATCAATCCGGCGGTTCCCCGATCAGGAAACCTTTCTGCAGATGGTGCGCAGCGCCGGCTTTGAGCAGACAAAATACCGCAACCTGTCGATGGGCGTTGCCTGTCTGCACTCGGGCTGGAAACTCTGA